In Bacillota bacterium, a single window of DNA contains:
- a CDS encoding S41 family peptidase, with translation MILFVAAIGLGLWVSEARTNVSDYDDMRTVLEVIAVVKRNYVEHVSVLDLLRGYVKHGTINGMLSVLGDPYTRYLPPHAFQQMRLDSQGEFEGIGIVVGLREGQLTIVGPIEGTPGFRAGLRGGDKILQVDDRSTKNMSLDEAVSLMRGPAGTEVKLIIEKGNTGEIVEVAINRANVKVKSVTKIEMLGDGVGYIRLASFTEKSAEELQTAMDELKARGMKGLVLDLRGNPGGLMDTAVKVADLFIDEGPLLHVVPRPDVDEPVTFYATSEGTERDLPLVVMVDQYSASASEIVSGAFKDTGRALVLGVQTFGKGLVQQVVPLRSGDAVTVTMARYQTAGKHDIHEVGVAPDVVVELPEGVDPPYFAIAEQSVEDVDKLVNLDEDPQLRAAKALLTD, from the coding sequence TTGATTCTATTCGTAGCGGCCATTGGCCTTGGCCTGTGGGTGAGCGAGGCTCGTACCAATGTCTCAGACTATGACGACATGCGCACCGTGCTGGAAGTTATTGCCGTGGTAAAGCGCAATTACGTCGAACACGTCAGCGTTTTGGACCTGCTGCGGGGTTATGTCAAGCACGGTACTATCAATGGAATGTTGTCGGTTCTCGGTGATCCCTACACCCGTTACCTACCCCCCCATGCCTTCCAGCAAATGCGCTTGGATTCCCAAGGTGAGTTTGAAGGAATTGGGATCGTAGTAGGACTCAGGGAGGGGCAGTTGACCATTGTTGGTCCCATTGAGGGTACTCCGGGTTTTCGGGCGGGATTGCGGGGAGGAGACAAAATCCTCCAGGTTGACGACCGGTCAACGAAGAACATGTCTTTAGATGAAGCGGTAAGTTTGATGCGGGGACCCGCGGGTACGGAAGTCAAGTTGATCATTGAGAAGGGCAATACCGGGGAAATCGTCGAGGTGGCCATCAATCGGGCTAACGTCAAGGTTAAGAGCGTAACCAAGATCGAGATGCTGGGAGATGGTGTTGGGTATATCCGGCTGGCCAGCTTTACGGAAAAAAGCGCTGAGGAGCTGCAGACCGCAATGGATGAACTGAAGGCCCGGGGCATGAAGGGGTTAGTCCTGGATCTGCGGGGCAATCCCGGCGGTCTGATGGACACCGCGGTCAAGGTAGCGGATTTGTTTATCGATGAGGGCCCCTTGCTGCACGTTGTCCCCAGGCCCGACGTCGATGAACCGGTAACCTTCTACGCTACTTCCGAGGGAACAGAGAGGGATTTGCCCCTGGTGGTGATGGTGGATCAATACAGTGCCAGTGCCTCGGAGATTGTATCTGGAGCCTTTAAAGACACCGGAAGGGCTTTGGTGCTAGGGGTGCAGACCTTCGGTAAAGGTTTGGTGCAGCAGGTGGTTCCCCTGCGCAGCGGCGATGCTGTGACGGTAACCATGGCAAGGTATCAAACCGCGGGCAAACACGACATTCACGAGGTAGGAGTGGCCCCGGACGTAGTGGTGGAACTTCCCGAGGGCGTAGATCCCCCATACTTTGCCATTGCCGAGCAATCGGTGGAGGATGTCGACAAGTTGGTGAACTTAGACGAGGATCCTCAGCTGCGGGCGGCTAAGGCACTTCTTACCGATTAG
- a CDS encoding YitT family protein has protein sequence MKAKREILIQYLGILFGVFLTALALDWFLIPNKIAAGGVSGLATVIYHVFHLPVGVTMLAINIPLFLLAWRVLGRTFGLRSLVGTVALSVFVDLLEGYLHPLTGDPLLAAIYGGALAGLGMGLTIRYGGSTGGTDLAAMVAHRLLHTSVGMSLLVIDGLVILLAGLVFNAELALYALLSILITTKAIDLIQEGQVFGKAAYIISSHPEEIANAVLSELDRGVTGLKGVGKYTGKPREVLFVIVSRHEIQRLKEIVRRYDPQAFIVITDAHEVLGEGFLGLATEERDQ, from the coding sequence ATGAAAGCTAAGAGAGAAATCCTCATCCAGTATCTAGGGATTTTGTTTGGCGTATTTCTCACAGCCCTGGCTCTAGATTGGTTCCTGATTCCCAACAAGATTGCCGCGGGCGGAGTCAGCGGCTTGGCCACGGTCATCTACCACGTTTTCCACCTCCCGGTGGGAGTAACGATGTTGGCCATCAACATCCCTTTGTTTCTCCTGGCCTGGCGGGTCCTGGGTCGAACCTTTGGACTCAGGAGTTTGGTGGGAACCGTGGCGCTATCGGTGTTCGTCGATCTCTTAGAGGGATACCTGCACCCCTTGACCGGGGATCCCCTCCTGGCCGCGATCTATGGCGGAGCCTTGGCTGGATTGGGTATGGGACTGACCATCCGTTACGGCGGTTCCACAGGGGGAACGGATCTGGCGGCTATGGTGGCCCATCGCCTGCTTCACACCAGTGTCGGCATGTCCCTGTTGGTGATTGACGGCTTAGTAATTTTGCTGGCAGGTTTGGTATTTAATGCGGAGCTGGCTCTCTACGCCTTGCTCTCCATTTTGATTACCACCAAGGCCATTGACCTAATTCAGGAGGGTCAAGTCTTTGGGAAGGCGGCATACATTATTTCTTCTCATCCCGAGGAGATCGCCAATGCGGTGTTAAGCGAGCTGGACCGGGGCGTTACCGGTCTCAAGGGTGTAGGCAAATACACCGGAAAGCCCCGAGAGGTGCTGTTTGTCATTGTGTCTCGGCATGAGATTCAGCGGCTGAAGGAGATTGTCCGCCGGTACGATCCCCAGGCCTTTATCGTCATCACCGATGCCCACGAAGTCTTGGGAGAAGGATTCCTGGGGTTGGCGACGGAAGAAAGGGACCAATAG
- the csaB gene encoding polysaccharide pyruvyl transferase CsaB, which produces MKVVLFGYYGYGNLGDEGILTALVRHLPQVLPGVELTVLSADPEETARRLGVAAVQRMSPWAVLKALAQSDGLIAGGGSLLQDSTSWLSPWYYLAVMSLALFLNRPLLILGQGIGPVTSSLTRRAIAWVVNRAQLVVVRDEDSRRTLLDWGVRRRVLVFPDLAWLFPSPDGKGWQQPTQGSRRVLAVNLRPWPGVDEVVPVVAQVCDQAVARWGAEVVFIPMQGEALAIGRRLQDAMEEPITLRSVPARVEELVLELSQVKATLAMRLHMVVFSLLAGAPALGLAYDPKVEALAHRIQGGRLQLEGEGLRLLKWDEITKDRLSFQLQCLWQRGTVSEEVVSTLRAEAQGGLRAVAAALLGKEGASCDRDLGNAHCPSHRGGGSGLDQ; this is translated from the coding sequence GTGAAGGTTGTCCTCTTTGGGTATTACGGCTACGGAAATTTAGGCGATGAAGGGATTTTAACGGCTCTAGTTCGCCACCTGCCCCAGGTACTTCCCGGTGTGGAACTTACCGTTCTTTCGGCAGATCCCGAGGAGACTGCCCGGCGGTTAGGGGTGGCGGCAGTGCAGCGGATGTCTCCTTGGGCGGTGCTCAAGGCTTTGGCTCAAAGCGACGGCCTCATTGCCGGCGGAGGCTCTTTACTCCAGGATTCCACCAGTTGGCTTAGTCCCTGGTACTATCTAGCGGTCATGTCCCTAGCCCTATTTCTTAACCGTCCCCTCTTGATTTTAGGCCAGGGAATCGGCCCTGTGACCAGTTCACTGACCCGGAGAGCCATCGCCTGGGTGGTCAATCGGGCTCAGCTTGTGGTGGTTAGAGACGAAGATTCCCGGCGAACCCTTTTGGATTGGGGTGTTCGGCGCCGGGTTCTGGTTTTCCCGGATCTGGCCTGGCTCTTTCCATCTCCCGATGGGAAAGGCTGGCAACAACCGACCCAGGGGAGTCGAAGGGTGTTGGCAGTGAATCTGCGCCCCTGGCCGGGGGTGGATGAGGTGGTGCCGGTGGTGGCCCAGGTTTGTGACCAGGCCGTGGCCCGCTGGGGCGCAGAGGTGGTCTTTATCCCGATGCAAGGGGAAGCCCTAGCTATCGGGCGTCGGCTCCAGGACGCGATGGAGGAGCCCATCACCCTGCGTTCAGTGCCGGCAAGGGTGGAGGAACTAGTCTTGGAATTGTCCCAGGTGAAGGCAACCCTGGCGATGCGACTGCACATGGTAGTTTTTTCTCTGTTAGCGGGAGCCCCGGCTTTGGGCTTAGCCTACGATCCCAAAGTAGAGGCCCTGGCGCATAGGATACAGGGAGGTAGGCTCCAATTGGAGGGAGAGGGGCTCAGGCTCCTTAAGTGGGATGAAATCACCAAGGACAGATTATCGTTCCAGCTGCAGTGCCTGTGGCAGCGGGGTACAGTCTCTGAAGAAGTAGTGAGCACTTTGCGGGCCGAAGCCCAGGGAGGACTTAGGGCGGTGGCTGCTGCGCTGTTGGGAAAGGAGGGGGCTAGCTGTGATCGAGATCTTGGGAATGCCCATTGCCCGTCGCACCGCGGCGGAGGTAGTGGATTGGATCAGTAA
- a CDS encoding divergent polysaccharide deacetylase family protein: MRIQYRKPERPDLLLLVIAMMVWAGLIIYSPLGPFATDPAGQAGDVIVAYTPDNLWRVDASGEKSSLVWRQEELLLQYTPLATPKVTFPDWPGRGFEELPRRWWELDLSPPTRSIPFSPVPPKPKLAFVIDDWGHRWEAAEGFLELQVPMTFAVLPYLPKTSEHAARAAASGYEVILHLPMEPHGGIDPGQGAILTGLEEAEIRRRVRAALAEVPQATGVNNHMGSLATEDPGLMAIILDEVHSQGLFFVDSHTSPQTVVPAVAQDLGIPFAQNATFIDNKNDVEYVKGRIMVAADRAEKYGTAVAIGHVKTATLAALQELIPELQERGIELVYVSELVSRP; encoded by the coding sequence ATGCGCATTCAGTATCGAAAACCAGAAAGACCAGACCTTCTGCTGTTGGTGATTGCGATGATGGTGTGGGCTGGATTGATTATCTATTCTCCTTTGGGACCCTTTGCTACCGATCCGGCGGGACAAGCCGGTGATGTCATCGTCGCTTACACCCCCGATAACCTGTGGCGAGTGGACGCCAGTGGGGAAAAAAGCTCCCTGGTGTGGCGCCAGGAAGAACTGCTGCTGCAGTATACTCCCTTGGCCACGCCTAAGGTTACCTTCCCCGATTGGCCGGGGCGGGGATTCGAGGAATTACCCCGGCGGTGGTGGGAGCTGGATCTGAGCCCACCCACTAGGTCTATTCCCTTTAGTCCCGTGCCACCGAAACCGAAACTGGCCTTTGTCATCGATGATTGGGGCCATCGGTGGGAGGCGGCCGAGGGATTCTTGGAGCTACAGGTTCCGATGACCTTTGCGGTATTGCCTTACTTGCCTAAAACCAGCGAGCATGCTGCTAGAGCTGCTGCCTCCGGATACGAAGTGATCCTGCACCTTCCCATGGAGCCCCATGGGGGTATTGACCCTGGTCAGGGAGCAATCTTGACGGGGCTGGAGGAAGCAGAGATAAGGCGGCGGGTGAGGGCTGCCCTGGCGGAGGTGCCCCAGGCCACAGGAGTAAACAACCATATGGGGTCCTTGGCCACGGAAGATCCCGGGCTGATGGCCATTATTCTCGATGAAGTTCATTCCCAGGGCCTATTTTTCGTGGATAGTCATACCTCGCCCCAAACGGTGGTACCCGCGGTGGCCCAGGATCTGGGGATTCCCTTTGCCCAGAATGCTACCTTCATCGATAACAAGAACGACGTTGAGTATGTGAAGGGGCGGATTATGGTGGCTGCGGACAGGGCGGAGAAATACGGGACCGCGGTGGCCATCGGGCATGTGAAGACCGCCACCTTGGCGGCGCTCCAGGAGCTGATCCCTGAGCTGCAGGAGCGAGGCATTGAATTGGTTTATGTCAGCGAATTGGTATCACGGCCCTAG
- a CDS encoding WecB/TagA/CpsF family glycosyltransferase — MIEILGMPIARRTAAEVVDWISNRIASQRFALVITANAELVVRGLEDPEVKRIIAAADLVVPDGVGLLLAGRICGTPFPERLAGIELMETLVAASPEKGWRIALVGGRPGIAKKAARNLQAKYPGIQVVGCYHGFWSEEEEAAMLEELRAARPDLLFVALGAPRQEKWILDHREYLLSTVAMGVGGSFDVISGELKRAPKWMTAIGLEWLFRVMQEPSRLPRIMALPRFLWYVVRGRLKQPSRGNGAGPRKARRRSG, encoded by the coding sequence GTGATCGAGATCTTGGGAATGCCCATTGCCCGTCGCACCGCGGCGGAGGTAGTGGATTGGATCAGTAATCGGATTGCCTCTCAGCGCTTCGCACTGGTGATCACCGCCAATGCGGAATTGGTGGTGCGGGGGCTTGAGGACCCTGAAGTAAAAAGGATCATTGCCGCGGCGGACCTCGTTGTTCCCGACGGGGTGGGTCTGCTGTTGGCGGGACGGATCTGCGGCACTCCCTTTCCCGAAAGACTTGCGGGCATCGAATTGATGGAGACCCTGGTTGCCGCCAGCCCCGAGAAGGGATGGCGTATCGCCCTGGTCGGGGGTCGACCGGGGATCGCCAAGAAGGCTGCCCGAAATCTCCAGGCTAAGTACCCCGGTATCCAGGTAGTAGGCTGCTACCACGGCTTTTGGTCCGAAGAGGAAGAGGCGGCGATGCTCGAGGAGTTAAGGGCTGCCAGGCCTGATCTGCTGTTTGTCGCCCTGGGGGCTCCTCGGCAGGAAAAGTGGATTCTAGATCACCGGGAATACCTGCTAAGCACCGTGGCCATGGGCGTAGGGGGCAGCTTTGATGTTATCTCCGGAGAGTTGAAGCGAGCGCCGAAATGGATGACCGCCATTGGCCTAGAGTGGTTGTTTCGAGTGATGCAAGAACCCAGCCGGTTGCCTCGGATCATGGCGCTACCCCGTTTCCTGTGGTATGTGGTACGGGGAAGGCTGAAACAGCCATCCCGCGGGAATGGAGCGGGACCGAGGAAAGCGAGGCGAAGAAGTGGATGA
- the uvrB gene encoding excinuclease ABC subunit UvrB — METRKFKVVSEYTPAGDQPQAVEKLVTGLKQGMKEQTLLGATGTGKTFTLANVIAEVQKPTLVIAHNKTLAAQLYNEFRDFFPENAVHYFVSYYDYYQPEAYIPQTDTYIEKDASINDEIDRLRHAATSALFERRDVIIVASVSCIYGLGSPDDYLGMTLSLKHGDFRDRDNILRRLVGIQYQRNDVGFTRGTFRVRGDVIEIIPVYNENVIRIELFGDEVDRIIELDPITGEVLGELDTLTIYPATHFITPEDKMKRAIAAIEEELEERLKELRSQGLMLEAQRLEQRTRYDLEMLQEIGYCQGVENYSRHLDGREPGSAPATLLDYFPGDFLLVIDESHMTIPQIGAMYAGDRSRKETLVRHGFRLPSAMDNRPLRFDEFEKRINQVIYLSATPAEYERRRSSQIVEQIIRPTGLVDPEVEVRPIKGQIDDLLAEIREVTKRNERVLITTLTIKMAEDLTDYLAEMGVKVRYLHSQIDTLERIEIIRDLRLGVFDVLVGINLLREGLDLPEVSLIAILDADKEGFLRSETALIQTIGRAARNVNGRVIMYADHITGSMQRAIDETNRRREIQLRYNEEHGITPETVRRRISDLMTADTAAEEEAEYIASQAQEMSSEEITERIAALEKEMYAAAEKLEFERAAELRDEIEVLRETLLQIA; from the coding sequence ATGGAAACCCGTAAGTTCAAAGTGGTATCGGAATACACGCCCGCGGGCGACCAGCCCCAGGCAGTGGAAAAGCTGGTAACGGGGCTGAAGCAGGGAATGAAGGAGCAGACCCTGCTGGGTGCCACCGGGACCGGAAAGACCTTTACCTTGGCCAATGTCATCGCCGAGGTGCAAAAGCCTACCCTGGTGATTGCCCATAATAAGACCTTGGCGGCTCAGCTGTACAACGAATTTCGGGATTTCTTTCCGGAGAATGCGGTGCACTACTTTGTCAGCTACTACGATTACTATCAGCCCGAGGCCTACATTCCCCAGACCGACACCTATATCGAGAAGGATGCCAGTATTAACGACGAAATCGATCGGTTGCGTCACGCCGCCACCAGTGCTCTCTTTGAGCGCCGGGATGTAATCATTGTTGCCAGTGTTTCCTGCATCTACGGACTGGGTTCCCCCGATGACTACCTGGGGATGACCCTGTCCCTGAAGCACGGCGACTTTCGGGATCGGGACAATATCCTGCGGCGCTTGGTGGGAATTCAATACCAACGCAACGATGTCGGATTTACCCGGGGAACCTTCCGGGTGCGGGGCGATGTCATTGAAATCATTCCCGTGTACAACGAGAATGTGATTCGGATTGAGCTGTTTGGCGATGAGGTGGATCGGATCATCGAGTTGGATCCCATCACCGGCGAGGTATTGGGAGAACTGGACACCTTGACCATCTACCCGGCCACTCACTTTATCACTCCCGAGGACAAGATGAAGCGGGCTATTGCCGCGATTGAAGAGGAGCTGGAGGAGCGTCTCAAGGAATTGCGCTCCCAGGGTCTGATGCTGGAGGCTCAGCGTCTGGAACAGCGGACCAGGTACGATTTGGAGATGCTCCAGGAAATTGGATACTGCCAGGGAGTAGAGAACTACTCCCGTCACCTCGATGGGCGGGAGCCGGGATCCGCGCCTGCCACCCTATTGGACTACTTTCCCGGCGATTTCCTCTTGGTCATCGACGAATCCCATATGACGATTCCTCAGATTGGAGCAATGTATGCCGGCGACCGTTCCCGGAAGGAGACCTTGGTGCGCCACGGTTTTCGGCTGCCCTCGGCCATGGATAACCGTCCCCTGCGTTTCGATGAGTTTGAGAAGAGAATCAATCAGGTGATCTATTTGTCTGCGACTCCTGCGGAATATGAACGGCGGCGGAGTTCCCAGATCGTAGAACAGATTATTAGACCCACCGGTCTCGTTGACCCAGAAGTAGAGGTCCGCCCGATTAAGGGACAAATTGACGACCTGTTAGCGGAGATCCGAGAAGTTACTAAGCGCAATGAGCGGGTCTTGATTACCACCTTGACCATCAAGATGGCCGAGGACTTGACGGATTATCTGGCGGAGATGGGGGTCAAAGTCCGGTATCTTCATTCTCAGATTGATACCCTGGAACGGATTGAGATCATCCGGGATCTGCGGCTGGGGGTCTTCGATGTTCTGGTGGGAATTAACCTCTTGCGAGAGGGATTGGACCTGCCGGAGGTGTCTTTGATTGCGATCCTCGACGCCGATAAGGAGGGCTTCCTCCGTTCCGAAACCGCGTTGATTCAGACCATTGGGCGGGCTGCCCGGAACGTCAACGGCCGGGTGATCATGTATGCTGATCACATCACCGGTTCCATGCAGCGGGCCATCGATGAAACCAATCGGCGGCGGGAGATCCAGCTGCGGTATAACGAAGAGCATGGGATCACTCCCGAGACGGTACGTCGGCGGATTTCCGACTTGATGACTGCAGACACCGCGGCCGAGGAGGAAGCGGAGTACATCGCTTCCCAGGCCCAGGAGATGAGCAGCGAAGAGATTACAGAGCGCATCGCCGCGTTGGAAAAGGAAATGTATGCGGCGGCAGAAAAACTGGAGTTCGAACGGGCGGCGGAGCTGCGGGATGAGATTGAGGTCCTGCGGGAGACTCTGCTGCAGATAGCCTAG